Genomic DNA from Streptomyces caniferus:
TGAGGATGCTGGACGAAGCGCGGTCGCACTGCGACCGCCTGCTGCCGGGGCTGTGCTCCGCGCTGGCGGGAGTCCCGCTGGCCGAGCTGGAGCGTCCGGGCAGCCCCGCGATCGAACTGTTCCGCAAGTACGGTGGCGCCGGACTGCTGATCCCCACCGCACACGGCGGCGCCGGGGCCGGTGCCCGGGACGCCGTACGCACCATGGCCGCCCTCTCGTCGTACTCCCCCTCGCTCGGCGCGGCGGTGGCGATGCACGGCTTCTCCGTCGCCACGCTGCGGGCGGTCCCGGAGAGCGTGAACCCCCTGGTCCCCGTACTGCTCGGGGCGGTGGCGGGCGAACGGCTGCTGGTGGCCTCCGCGTTCGCGGAGGGGACGTCCGGGCAGGGCGTACTGGCGCCGACGATGACGGCACGCGCGACCGGGGACGGCCGCTACCGGCTGACCGGGTCGAAGAAGCCGTGCAGCCTGTCCCGTTCCATGGACCTGATCACCGCGAGCGTACGGCTGATGGCACCGGACGGCGGGGAGCCCGAGACCGCCATCGTGCTGATTCCCGCGGCGGCCGAGGGCGTGAGCGTGCACCCCTTCTGGGACACCCTCGCACTGGCCGGGGCGGAGAGCGACGAGGTGCGCTTCGACGAGGTCCCGTGCGGCCCGGAGGAACTGCTGCGGCTGGGGGACGACCCCGCCGACTCCGAACGGCTCACCAGCACCGGACTGATCTGGTTCCAGCTGATCATCTCCAGCGTCTACGCCGGCCTGGCGGCCTCCCTGGTCGAGGACGTCTTCCGGCGGTCCCGCGGCAGCGCCTCGGACCGGGCCGCCCTGGGGGCCGGGCTGCGCTCGGCCCTGCTCCAGCTCGACGCCGTCGCGCTGCGGCTGGAGGACGGCGAGGTCGGTACGGGCGCGCTCGCCGACGCACTGACGGTGCGCTACGCCGTCCAGGACGCGGTGGGCGACCTGTCGGGCCGCTCCGCCGAACTCCTCGGCGGTATGGCCTTCATCCACTCCTCCGACGTCGCCTACCGGCTGGCCGCGGGACGGGCCCTGGCCTTCCACCCGCCCTCGCGCACGAGTACGGCGGCCCCCATGGACGCCTACTTCGCCGGCGAACCGTTCGTCATGCCCTGAGCCGCCGTCCTCGGCCGGCACCGTTCCGTCCCCTCCTGGAGCCCCTATGACCTCGCCCCCTGCCCGGACGCGCGGGCACACGACGACATCGGTCCCCGTACCCGAACGACGGCACGCACCGCCCGGCGCCACCGCGCACGACCCGTCCCCCGAGGAGACGAAGGCCGCGGTGACCGCCCGCTACCGCGCCCATCTGAGCCCCGCCCGCGCCACGCTGGGCGAACTCTTCGGCGGGCTGGTGGAGAGCGGTTCGTCGGGTGCGTGGGTGTTCACCACGGACGGGCGCGCCCTGCTCAACTGCGGCGGCTACGGCGTACTGCTGATGGGCGCCCGGCATCCGCGGGTGGTGCGGGCGGTCACGGAGCAGATCGCGACCCACCCCGTGGCCACCCGGATGCTGCTGGAGCCCCGCGCGGGGGCGGCCGCCGAGGCGCTCGCCGCCGTCACCCCGCCCGGTCTGGATCACGTCCACTTCGCCGGGTCCGGGGCGGAGGCCGTCGAGGCCGCGCTGAAGCTGGCG
This window encodes:
- a CDS encoding acyl-CoA dehydrogenase family protein; translated protein: MRMLDEARSHCDRLLPGLCSALAGVPLAELERPGSPAIELFRKYGGAGLLIPTAHGGAGAGARDAVRTMAALSSYSPSLGAAVAMHGFSVATLRAVPESVNPLVPVLLGAVAGERLLVASAFAEGTSGQGVLAPTMTARATGDGRYRLTGSKKPCSLSRSMDLITASVRLMAPDGGEPETAIVLIPAAAEGVSVHPFWDTLALAGAESDEVRFDEVPCGPEELLRLGDDPADSERLTSTGLIWFQLIISSVYAGLAASLVEDVFRRSRGSASDRAALGAGLRSALLQLDAVALRLEDGEVGTGALADALTVRYAVQDAVGDLSGRSAELLGGMAFIHSSDVAYRLAAGRALAFHPPSRTSTAAPMDAYFAGEPFVMP